A single region of the Acuticoccus sediminis genome encodes:
- a CDS encoding TRAP transporter large permease yields MLATVGVLGTALVLGVPVAFALAAAGLSYILLAGEYPSTFAANLFGALNSTTLLSIPFFILAVEILNRSGGTSRLVRMVDAWLGHNKGGLPVVAVVATAFFSAISGSSVATAAAIGSVMIPEMVARGYDKRFAVGLVATAGGLGILIPPSIPVIVYGMVTEQSIGSLFSATLLPGLLLAATLAAVAYVIGRRSGIEPAPKQSMRERLRRTWSAGGVLFLPVLILGGIFSGQFTPTEASAVASIYALGLAVLQYRVPLRDIPQILSNSAAIAGMILLILAGATLFGYALTVERVPYRVFNFIVALQLEPWQLLGLIMIFFIACGMFLEVISVILIAMPILAPILVEMDINLVHFCVLLIINMELAVISPPIGLNLFVVSATSRVPVVEVFKGTLPFALSIVLVLLVLMYVPVAQILTSGLP; encoded by the coding sequence ATGTTAGCCACGGTTGGTGTGCTTGGCACCGCGCTCGTTCTCGGCGTCCCCGTCGCCTTCGCGTTGGCGGCGGCGGGCCTGTCCTACATCCTCCTCGCCGGGGAGTATCCGAGCACCTTCGCCGCGAACCTCTTCGGCGCGCTGAACTCCACCACGCTCCTGTCGATCCCCTTCTTCATCCTGGCGGTGGAGATCCTCAACCGGTCGGGCGGAACGAGCCGGCTGGTGCGCATGGTCGACGCCTGGCTCGGCCACAACAAGGGCGGCCTCCCGGTCGTCGCCGTGGTCGCAACGGCTTTCTTCTCCGCCATCTCCGGATCGTCCGTCGCCACGGCCGCGGCGATCGGTTCAGTGATGATCCCCGAGATGGTGGCGCGGGGCTACGACAAGCGCTTCGCCGTCGGCCTCGTCGCCACCGCCGGCGGCCTCGGCATCCTGATCCCGCCGTCCATACCGGTGATCGTCTACGGGATGGTCACCGAGCAATCGATCGGCAGCCTGTTCTCGGCGACGCTGCTGCCGGGCCTTCTGCTCGCCGCGACGCTGGCGGCGGTCGCGTACGTGATCGGCCGCCGCTCGGGGATCGAGCCGGCACCGAAGCAGTCCATGCGCGAGCGACTGCGGCGGACCTGGAGCGCCGGCGGCGTCCTCTTCCTCCCGGTGCTCATCCTCGGCGGCATCTTCTCCGGCCAGTTCACGCCGACCGAGGCGTCGGCGGTCGCCAGCATCTACGCGCTCGGCCTGGCGGTGCTGCAGTACCGCGTGCCGCTGCGGGACATTCCGCAGATCCTGTCGAACTCGGCGGCGATCGCCGGGATGATCCTGCTCATCCTCGCCGGGGCCACCCTCTTCGGCTACGCACTCACCGTCGAGCGGGTGCCCTACCGGGTGTTCAACTTCATCGTCGCCCTCCAGCTGGAGCCGTGGCAGCTCCTCGGGCTGATCATGATCTTCTTCATCGCGTGCGGGATGTTCCTGGAGGTCATCTCCGTCATCCTCATCGCGATGCCGATCCTCGCGCCCATCCTCGTCGAGATGGACATCAACCTTGTCCATTTCTGCGTCCTGCTGATCATCAACATGGAACTTGCGGTCATCAGCCCGCCGATCGGCCTCAACCTCTTCGTCGTCAGCGCGACGAGCCGGGTGCCGGTGGTCGAGGTCTTCAAGGGTACGCTGCCGTTCGCGCTCTCGATTGTACTGGTGCTCCTGGTGCTTATGTACGTTCCGGTCGCGCAGATCCTGACCAGCGGTCTGCCCTAG
- a CDS encoding TRAP transporter small permease produces the protein MLRGLSSVLTFIEDRAGGMLLLISSLLIVGQTLMRAVFGYGISGIYEVATFCMIWSVILTAGAGIRRNVHVRVDILIRLVPAPVAFWMEVVICLVMAAIGAALVYSGVLLVQESLVFGDSTLGTIRIPMWIPQSIMPLGGALVMIRSIARIVALAQGKVAVLEEHDVVPTA, from the coding sequence ATGCTGAGAGGACTGTCCTCCGTACTGACCTTCATCGAAGACCGGGCCGGCGGGATGCTTCTCCTGATATCGTCCCTCCTGATCGTCGGTCAGACGCTGATGCGGGCCGTCTTCGGCTACGGGATCAGCGGCATCTACGAAGTCGCGACGTTCTGCATGATCTGGAGCGTCATCCTGACCGCCGGCGCCGGGATCCGCCGCAACGTCCACGTCCGCGTCGACATCCTCATCCGCCTCGTCCCGGCGCCGGTCGCCTTCTGGATGGAGGTCGTCATCTGCCTCGTGATGGCCGCTATCGGCGCCGCGCTCGTCTACAGCGGCGTGCTGCTGGTCCAGGAGAGCCTCGTCTTCGGCGACTCCACGCTGGGCACCATCCGCATCCCGATGTGGATCCCGCAGTCCATCATGCCTCTCGGCGGTGCCCTCGTCATGATCCGGTCGATCGCTCGGATTGTCGCCCTCGCGCAGGGCAAGGTCGCGGTGCTGGAAGAGCACGACGTGGTCCCGACCGCCTGA
- a CDS encoding TRAP transporter substrate-binding protein: MSHDKFKVALAAAAVTAAVWVLPASAQEVVLKLAHEAPETTIKGQTATRLAELVSEYTNGEVEVQVFPGAQLVPTVEELRAVSRGQVDLVAPYTSYFSAIDEAWNVFYMPTLFASPEQAVEVFAGPVGRSILERVENSGLVGLSIWHDGPVYLFSKDREVKTPADMAGLKTRVAPSAPLEALIEGASATPVALPAPEVYLALQQGVADSVATTPTYAGPSRWNEVLTNGTKVIWGWGGYGLVMNQRSLAKLSDSQREGFMRAVEEAAAWNQEKALENVKHWEDELGANGITWYTPTDEEFTAWQSAGAAIWDEQPQMIKDYITQIQE; the protein is encoded by the coding sequence ATGTCCCACGACAAATTCAAGGTCGCGCTCGCCGCGGCGGCCGTGACGGCCGCGGTCTGGGTCCTGCCCGCAAGCGCCCAGGAGGTGGTCCTCAAGCTGGCGCACGAAGCGCCCGAGACCACGATCAAGGGTCAGACCGCGACGCGCCTGGCCGAGCTCGTCAGCGAATACACCAACGGCGAAGTCGAGGTTCAGGTCTTCCCGGGGGCGCAGCTCGTCCCCACGGTCGAGGAGCTCCGTGCCGTGTCGCGCGGGCAGGTCGACCTCGTCGCGCCATACACGAGCTACTTCTCGGCGATCGACGAGGCGTGGAACGTCTTCTACATGCCGACGCTGTTCGCCAGCCCTGAGCAGGCGGTGGAAGTGTTTGCTGGGCCGGTCGGTCGGAGCATTCTGGAGAGGGTGGAAAATTCCGGTCTCGTCGGCCTGTCGATCTGGCATGACGGACCGGTCTACCTCTTTTCCAAGGACCGCGAGGTCAAGACGCCGGCGGACATGGCCGGGCTGAAGACCCGCGTCGCTCCCTCCGCTCCGCTGGAGGCGCTGATCGAGGGCGCTTCGGCGACGCCCGTCGCCCTCCCCGCGCCGGAAGTCTACCTCGCCCTGCAGCAGGGCGTCGCCGACTCCGTCGCCACCACCCCGACCTACGCGGGCCCCTCCCGCTGGAACGAGGTCCTCACCAACGGCACGAAGGTGATCTGGGGCTGGGGTGGCTACGGCCTCGTGATGAACCAGCGCAGCCTCGCCAAGCTGTCCGACAGCCAGCGCGAGGGCTTCATGCGCGCGGTCGAGGAGGCGGCGGCCTGGAACCAGGAGAAGGCGCTCGAGAACGTCAAGCACTGGGAAGACGAGCTCGGTGCGAACGGCATCACCTGGTACACGCCGACCGACGAGGAGTTCACCGCCTGGCAGAGCGCCGGTGCCGCCATCTGGGATGAGCAGCCCCAGATGATCAAGGACTACATCACCCAGATCCAGGAATAA
- a CDS encoding MaoC family dehydratase: protein MAQTDRAVFFEDYERLGVGHCWVTGARRVGADDIRAFAAATRDFNPIHLDPAHARRSGFGDVIAHGYMTVAWAAGLVHDMGLDQVASNAILQSNWRFTGVVEAGASIHVELVVEAMRPSKSNADFGVVTRRFDILTDDGRRVADGTVTIQVFRRAAAQSRGLLTASA from the coding sequence GTGGCCCAAACCGACCGGGCGGTGTTCTTCGAGGACTACGAGCGGCTCGGTGTCGGGCACTGCTGGGTCACCGGGGCGAGACGCGTTGGTGCCGACGACATCCGCGCGTTCGCGGCGGCGACCCGCGACTTCAACCCGATCCACCTCGACCCGGCGCATGCCCGGCGGTCCGGCTTCGGGGACGTCATCGCGCACGGCTACATGACCGTCGCCTGGGCCGCCGGCCTCGTCCACGACATGGGGCTCGATCAGGTCGCCTCGAACGCCATCCTCCAGTCGAACTGGCGCTTCACCGGAGTGGTGGAAGCGGGCGCGTCAATCCACGTCGAACTCGTCGTGGAGGCCATGCGGCCGTCGAAGTCCAACGCCGACTTCGGCGTCGTCACCCGCCGGTTCGACATCCTGACCGACGACGGCCGCCGCGTCGCGGACGGCACCGTGACGATCCAGGTCTTCCGCCGCGCCGCCGCGCAATCGAGGGGGCTGCTCACGGCATCTGCCTAA
- a CDS encoding enoyl-CoA hydratase-related protein, which produces MERTDPETSIARRFASVETVGRITVVTLNRPEVMNALHRAAHEELGEIFDAFAADPDQWVAILTGAGPRAFCTGYDLKALAAGETEGWGPGGFGGLARRFDCDKPIIAAVNGLALGGGFELALACDLVVAARGARFGLPECRAGLIPASGGLQRLTTQVGLKRAMAMIMTGDAITAEEAERFGLVNEVVEDGAVLEAAMDWARRVCRSSPLAVRAAKDTVAALMDPVEQSLSRQDERTAVRRLRASEDVREGPRAFAEKRPPVWKGY; this is translated from the coding sequence ATGGAGCGGACCGACCCGGAGACGTCGATCGCCCGTCGCTTTGCCTCCGTCGAGACGGTCGGCCGGATCACCGTGGTCACGCTGAACCGGCCCGAGGTGATGAACGCGCTGCACCGCGCCGCGCACGAGGAGCTCGGCGAGATCTTCGACGCGTTCGCCGCCGATCCCGACCAGTGGGTCGCGATTCTCACCGGTGCCGGCCCCCGTGCCTTCTGCACCGGATACGACCTGAAGGCGCTTGCCGCCGGCGAAACCGAAGGGTGGGGACCGGGCGGCTTCGGCGGGCTCGCGCGCCGGTTCGACTGCGACAAGCCGATCATCGCCGCCGTCAACGGGCTGGCGCTGGGCGGTGGGTTCGAGCTCGCCCTCGCCTGCGACCTGGTGGTGGCCGCACGCGGCGCGCGCTTCGGGCTGCCGGAGTGCCGGGCCGGCCTGATCCCGGCGTCGGGCGGCCTTCAGCGTCTCACCACGCAGGTCGGCCTCAAGCGCGCGATGGCGATGATCATGACGGGCGACGCTATCACCGCCGAGGAGGCGGAGAGGTTCGGTCTCGTCAACGAGGTGGTGGAGGACGGTGCCGTCCTCGAAGCCGCGATGGACTGGGCGCGGCGGGTCTGCCGGAGCTCACCGCTCGCCGTGCGCGCCGCAAAGGACACGGTTGCGGCCCTCATGGACCCGGTGGAGCAGTCCCTCTCCCGTCAGGACGAGCGGACTGCGGTGCGCCGGCTGCGGGCGTCGGAAGACGTGCGCGAAGGACCGCGGGCGTTCGCCGAGAAGCGACCGCCGGTCTGGAAGGGATACTGA
- a CDS encoding CoA-transferase subunit beta, which translates to MTDRPEATAAEVLAVYSARALQNGQVVFAGVGTPLLAASLAQRLDCPELTILFEGGIIGAWVEDGRLPPSTNDQRCTRLSRMVLGSSEVMLMMQRGYVDIGFLGGAQIDAYGNLNSSFIGETASPRVRLPGSGGANDIGSLTDYIVSMRHERRRFVPKVDFITTPGFLAGGTSRGDNGLPYGGCRLVVTDLGLFDFAPETRRMRARALHAGVTRDEVADNTGFDVHWPDEVPVTSPVTLRELEILRRLDPERIFIA; encoded by the coding sequence GTGACTGACCGACCCGAGGCGACCGCCGCCGAGGTGCTCGCCGTCTACTCCGCCCGTGCCCTGCAGAACGGGCAGGTCGTCTTTGCCGGGGTCGGGACGCCGCTTCTCGCGGCGAGCCTCGCGCAACGCCTCGATTGCCCGGAGCTGACCATCCTCTTCGAGGGCGGGATCATCGGCGCCTGGGTGGAAGACGGCAGGTTGCCGCCGTCGACCAACGACCAGCGCTGCACCCGGCTCTCCCGCATGGTCCTCGGCAGTTCGGAGGTCATGCTGATGATGCAGCGAGGCTACGTCGATATCGGCTTCCTCGGCGGGGCCCAGATCGACGCATACGGCAACCTCAACTCCTCCTTCATCGGCGAAACGGCGAGCCCCAGGGTGCGCCTGCCGGGCTCCGGCGGTGCGAACGACATCGGCAGCCTGACCGACTACATCGTCTCGATGCGCCACGAACGGCGGCGGTTCGTGCCGAAGGTGGACTTTATCACAACACCCGGGTTCCTCGCGGGCGGCACCAGCCGCGGCGACAACGGCCTGCCGTACGGGGGATGCCGCCTGGTCGTCACTGACCTTGGGCTGTTCGACTTCGCCCCTGAGACACGACGGATGCGGGCCAGGGCCCTCCACGCCGGGGTGACACGCGACGAGGTCGCCGACAACACCGGCTTCGACGTCCACTGGCCGGACGAGGTGCCTGTGACGTCGCCGGTGACGCTGCGGGAACTCGAGATCCTGCGCCGTCTCGACCCCGAACGCATCTTCATCGCGTGA
- a CDS encoding CoA transferase subunit A: MNSVRAYRDIRDSVGRRDRSMHDKTMSLAEAAALVPDGASLGIGGSIMSRTPMAMIWQLIKSGRRNLNVSRSMMSTDGDWVVGSGIADRIETSWCAQGISWGLSKVARDRFETGAVVYEEWSHLAMGQRYHAGAMGVPFMPMRTVIGSDLERLAAGKVGRSTCPFTGEEVLLVPALNPEVAIIHVQRCDRFGNAQIDGLPFMDIDLACAADRVILTTEEIVSTEQIRRAPERTRIPFFCVEAVVDVPFGSAPHECFGLYEPMMRHLDRYVARANSDPRSGFEALMTELVHEPADWTQFLERIGVAELVEAMGRGRSIYRD; the protein is encoded by the coding sequence TTGAATTCGGTGAGAGCTTACCGAGACATCCGGGACAGTGTCGGCCGGCGCGACCGGTCGATGCATGACAAGACGATGTCGCTGGCCGAGGCCGCCGCGCTCGTGCCCGACGGTGCCTCGCTCGGTATCGGCGGCTCGATCATGTCCCGCACGCCCATGGCGATGATCTGGCAGCTGATCAAGTCCGGCCGGCGGAACCTCAACGTCTCCCGCAGCATGATGTCCACCGACGGGGACTGGGTGGTCGGCAGCGGCATCGCGGACCGGATCGAGACATCCTGGTGCGCGCAGGGCATCTCCTGGGGCCTGTCGAAGGTGGCGCGGGACCGGTTCGAGACCGGCGCGGTCGTCTACGAGGAGTGGAGCCACCTCGCCATGGGGCAGCGCTACCACGCCGGCGCGATGGGCGTTCCGTTCATGCCGATGCGCACGGTCATCGGCTCCGACTTGGAGCGCCTCGCCGCAGGCAAGGTCGGCCGCTCGACGTGCCCGTTCACCGGTGAGGAAGTGCTCCTCGTCCCCGCTCTCAATCCCGAGGTCGCGATCATCCACGTCCAGCGCTGCGACCGGTTCGGAAACGCGCAGATCGACGGATTGCCGTTCATGGACATCGACCTCGCCTGCGCGGCCGACCGGGTGATCCTGACCACCGAGGAGATCGTATCCACCGAGCAGATCCGGCGGGCGCCGGAGCGGACCAGGATCCCGTTCTTCTGCGTCGAGGCGGTGGTCGACGTCCCGTTCGGGAGCGCGCCGCACGAGTGCTTCGGCCTCTACGAGCCTATGATGCGCCATCTCGACCGCTACGTCGCCCGCGCCAACTCGGACCCGCGGAGCGGCTTCGAGGCACTGATGACCGAGCTGGTGCATGAACCGGCGGACTGGACGCAGTTCCTGGAGCGGATCGGCGTCGCCGAGCTTGTCGAGGCGATGGGCCGGGGAAGGAGCATCTACCGTGACTGA